In Phyllopteryx taeniolatus isolate TA_2022b chromosome 22, UOR_Ptae_1.2, whole genome shotgun sequence, the DNA window CGTCATACCCGCAAACAGATGTTGCGGGAATTCTAAACCGCCCCTGTAACACACACAATTGGCAGCAACACGTACAAACGCCATCCGACAACAGTTGCAGGcaaaacagttgtttttttttttttttttaaatctcatctTCGAACGGCTGACGAAGCACAACGGTcagttttgaaacccaaatgtgccccccccccccccccctccgattTAGATGCATCTATTTCATATTTGTTCTGTAATCCTGCTGCTCtcaaaaaaatgaactttaatTTAGACACTTGCACAGAAAGTAAGTAGTAGTGCGTCGCACATGACGTCACTCGCGTGCGAATAAATATGCCCAGACATGTCCCgggcgcgtgcgtgtgcgcatgcgGGTTTCGCTCCAACCAGACGTTTTTTTGTCCCATTTTGTGACGTTGAAACACCAGCACAACACACCAATGGAGGATTCAAAAGCATGTTTGTTTATCCTCTCTCTTGTGGCAGCCGGTGGAACAAGAAAATCGAAACTTCAGTTTATCTTTGAATTGAAACCAATTTTACAGCACGTTGCGTGTGTTGGTCACGCAACAATATCGCATAATTGTGTCGAAACTTAAGATTCTTTGACGTAACACCGACTTACTACACGGCGTGTGTATTGCTCACTCGAAATAAACGCCGAATGGTGAAGCTAAGacccataaaacaaaaacacctcgTCTTCTGTCTGCTCAGCCAGGAAAGTCCGAGGCTCCCCGGCCTACTAGCACATGGCTAATACACGCCAAATACCGTCACTCACTCGCGTATCTAGCACGCTTTATGAGataataattttataaaaatgtagtGCATGTCATTATTAACATACCCGTTTCGTCCAGTAACGGTTTTagtccattttttttgcttgaaacGGCACTTTATTGGAAAGTTAAAACTTCCGCTCGTAGATGCTCGTGTTTACCTCTTCGACAGTTAAAACTTCCGCTCGGAGATGCTCGTGTTTACCGCTTGTGCATGTGACAGCGCCTCTACAGGCCGAAAACTGACATTGCAGTTGTTTTGTAATGTTCCCTGCTCCACACCcacttaaaatatgaaaaaaacaagcataatGTCCCTGAACCTGTGATCTATACAGGTTCCGTGAAATGTAACTAGGCATTAGAATTTTTAGACTCACAAGTAATACATTTTCTTATTTCCCAGATGGCCAGTCAGTTGAATGTCCTGGAGCGAGCTACAACAGCAgcttgctttgtttttcttatcttgatttttccaatgtaataAAGAATACGTTTCTCCCCCATGACATTTGTAAGGGTCAAACAACAAGTGCAGGGAGCTCCCGGCCTCAGCAGCATCTCAtcaagttaaatgaaaacttaaacTGCTCCCTCAAGTTATCTACAGTAAatagttttccaaaatttcaatgGAAATGTTAATTtgtcaattatttgtttttatttcaaacaaaaacaaaatgtgcaggGAGTTCTCAGGGTCTGCCACATCTCATATAAAGTTAActgaacattttaataaataattcccTGAAGTTTACCTAGATTTAAATCGATCCCTTATCGGACATcagactttaaaaaataaactaaaataaaaaagcgtCAAAATTCCAAATACTGGCACTGTTAACCAATTCATGACCACTCATCCtataaaacaaagaacaagCGTTTTGGCTGCAGAGCCAGTCGTTCCACTTCAAACAACCAACCCATGCTGCAAAACAGATATTTTATTAGGAAAATATGGACAACCAAAACAATCCAGGGGCCCTCACGGCTGTAACTCGTAGCCGAGCGGGTCGAGTCCCTGGTCCAACAGCGACAGGGACGACTTCCTCAACTTCTGAACAAATCGTCTCAGCTCGTCTTTAGAAAACACCTGAAGAAGCACAAACCAACTGTGAGCCCGAAACAAGACGCAAAATGCCAGAAACGGCAGCAGTAAGGTCACCTTGTAGAGGCCGTGATGGTCGGCCGAGATGATGTCGGCGAGCCGCAGCGCCTCCTGGTGTCTGGAGGAGCTCTGCAGCACGCTGAGCAGTAGGAAGGTGAGGCGGGGCAGACACAGTGAGCGCAGCGCCGACATTTGGTGGCTGCGCGCCGCATCCTGCTCGGAATCCTGACAAAACAATTCAGCAAACCGTCAAATATCCTTCCCGCTCGCTCACACGTAGAGAAAGCCAGTTGGTAAGCTTTGCCCACCTGCACGTTGTCCACCATCCAGCCGCCGTCGACAAACAGCAGCACGTTGTAAATTCTTTCCTTCACGTCTTCGGTCAGGACGTCCAAGCGGCCTGACCAGGCGGACAGCGCGGCCTGACGTCACAAGCGCATTTTGAATACATCGtaccgggaaaaaaaaatctgtgatttcCTCAGGTGCGCATACCTGGTACTCTTTCTCTCTCATCTCATTGGCTACTTGCTCGGTGAATTTCACTTCCGGTGCAGGCGTTGGCTTCTGGGGGGCGGAGCTACTGTGACTGAACCAGTCGGTGAAGGCTTCGTGGGCTTCCTGGAAGAACGTTTCATCTTTAATAAAAACTAAGGTCTGTGCTAAGTGTCTTTTAGCCCGCCCTTCTATTCCGTTTCGCTGTGAGTAAGGCTCTGTCAGCGAAAGTGTCACTGTCTGCCTGTATGcattgctgctccgtgtgtgttgaAGTACAAGTTGTTTCAAAGTATAGAATTAACgaaacatcaatgctaatttccaaTCGTGAGTCTATGGCATTTCGCAATACAGGTTAACTGTAACATAACATACTTTGATTATTCCAGAGTTCGGTTGAACATTTCGGTGTTTATCATTTCCAATGTGTTTGATTCTCTTTTGTGTCAGTTCTACAGGAAACTTCAAGCGGGAGTGACAAACTTTGCCTCGCATCTGGAGACGTGTGGTGCGAGAGAGCGAGGACTAAAGTCATTGATGACGGCAGACACCGACCAGGTAGGCTCTGATGCACAGATGCTCTCTGATTGCGTTGTCATCCTCGGCGGGTAGAGGAGACGCCTGGCAGTAGATTTGTCGCATGGAATCCTCGGGAACTTTGGAGAAGACCGCCTTGGCCGCATCGTGTTTCTCCAGAGCTGCAtcaacattttgaataacaCAAACTCCCACACTTAACTTGAAGTGTCTTTCAGCATCTTTAgacagcttttcagatttgaaACATTCTcaagtttttttatatatatatatatatatttttaaatcttacACAACTGAcatctttgttttcaaatcctAACAAAGTGCAGGGAACTCCCGAGCTCAGGAGCATGTCTTATAAAGTTAAATGACAACTTCAACAAATAAACCGCTTTCTACACGAAATAAAGCTTTCCAAATTTTCAATATAAATGAAACGTTAATATTTCAGTTATCCGCATCTGTTATGAAGTtcactgaaaatgtaaatgaatacatagttccctgaagtttacccagttttaaattgatctctTATCAGTcgtcggtttaaaaaaaacccaaaaaaaccgCTGATGCTCATACATGTCAAAATGCCGATTATCGGTGcagaattatattttatatagagtaatgtatttattattggaAAACAACTATTTTACACgtgaatccttttttttttttttttttttttacccagaaATCTTCTCATGATTGCGTTGGACTGCTTCAGGGCTTCAGCCCGGTGGGCGGCGTCAAACAAAAGCCAGTCGATGACGTCGATCTTCTTCTGGTCTTCCTGTAAGAGCGCAGCACAACTTCGGTCACCCTCACAATGGAGAACACCACTTGGTGGTTTTTAGCTTCAAAAGCAACCTTTGTGGTTCCAATTTCCAGAGTCTGCCTGTGGTGCGTGAAGTCGGCGTCTTCTCGCTCTCTCACCGTCTCCACCACCAGTTTGGTGACAGCAGCCACATCCAAACCTATACAAACAAAATGACTCCAAATGTGCCCGTCACCCCGCTGGCTGTTGAAAATCCAGTTTCCGCTCTTACCGGCCTCCGTGGCGAGCTGCAAGCAGCGGGGACGCAGCTCCGACTGGCTGACTGTCTCCAGGAAGGCGGCGTATTGAGCCGTTGCCAGGTCGGGCGGCAGCTGGCTGACGTAGCTCGCCACCAGGTCCGTGCGCTGGTCGCGAATGAGCGGGGTCACGTACGCCTTCAGCACGTCCACGCACACGTCCTCCTTCAACACAGATATGTTACAAAtgacacccacccaccccaccccaaaaaaaaaaaaaaaaaaaaaatgttttgttttgatgaacaaaaacagcactgtgttatataaaaacaaaagtgaatgcAAAGAAATCAACATCACACCCTGTAGCAGTCATCTCGAGGATTCCGACTGCTTACCTTCAGGGCCAAACCCAAAGAGCGGAAGAATAGCAGCAGGTGAGTCATGAAGCGCAGTAGGTGCGAGGGGAGCGGCTTGGAtgctgtcagccaatcagcaaacTCCTCCAGAAGACCTGCAAGAAACATCTTGCCACTTACACGAGGTCCTCCGAGGGCTCACGGCTGAAGAGGATGACGAAATCTTACCGTCCAGGTCTCCCAGTATGACAAATTTCTGAATGACATGATAGTGCTCTTGCGTCTCCTCCAGCACCCtctgcacgcacacaaacgcacgcatcAATCATGTGGGTTCGGCGATGTAACCTTCAtaacaaccaatcacattcagttAGTGATTTACTTTAGATTCTGACGCTTGGAGCTCCTCAAACACCTTTTCCATAGTCCAGCTGAGGAGACAAGTGAAAGCATGAGGGACTTCCTTCGGTTGACAAGCTCACgactgactgtgtgtgtgtgtgtgtgtgtgtgtgtgtgtgtgtatcgtaCTTGGCTTCCAGGTATTCCTGAGGCAGCGTTTCCACTTCCTCGTGCGCCATCCCCAACGACATCAGATGCTTTTCCACCAGCGTGTCCACCATAACTCGGAAGTACGCCCACACGCAGTCCTCCCACGACTCACACACAGCTAGcacctaacacacacacagttagcTTAGCATGTTAGCACACTGCAGCAAAGCAGAAACGTGTGATTGTCGCATCTTACAGGTTTCAGATTTCCACTCAGGCTAGCATAGATGGCTCGCTCGTATCTGTTTATCTGCTCCTGGAGAACACACACTGTGATTGTTTGCTTCATTCAAAAGTTGAAGACACTCAACTTTAGTGCACTTTTGGCAGTCCCAGTGTGTGCCCGCGTACCTCCTCGGCCATCCTCCAGGTGCAGGCCTTCCAGATGCCTCTTTGAGGATTTCCTTCAACCGGCTGCAACTCTACGCTGCCTGCAGAGAGGAGACAAACGCACTGAAGAGAGGTCAAGGACATGACCGCGCGAGGCAGCGGGTAAGTTGTTTTACGGAGGGGAAAGAGGACCAGAGTTGATGTTGGGATCATGGTAGAGCTTCCAGCCTTCCAGAGTGGCTGCTCTCCAGGCCTGACCGCAGCGCATGCACAGCCTCTGAGCCTTCAcacatgcaaaaacaacaacaaaagagcttttattattatcaacCAGGGCTTTTAaagcacattttgaaaatgaaccGATGGACCAGGTCATTCTTAGATGagaattttaaattgttttatttctagAACACTTtaacaaccacagctgtaacaaagtgctgttaAAATGGGGAGTGAAATAGCATATTTGACtaacaaatcatttttgtttgaattgtattcatgtgaatcaaataaaatatacaatgttaaatgtatatgtacaaTTATTGTACATCATAAtttacaacacacaaacaatcatttaataaaatgaatgaaaaacgtTACGTATATGGAAAGATTGAGTTGACTAATATTTTTGAGCCATACTTTTCCCACCCCATTTTTAACCCATCAAATCATGGGAGTGCGCTGGCCCTTTAAATACCTCCTCGGTCATGCCGGCCCGGATGAGAGTGAACAGGTTCTTCAGCAGACGGACGTCGTCTTCCCGGTCCAGGTCCACCAGGGGACGCTGCTGGCGGAGAGGAGCGTCGGGGTCCTGAAAGCAAACGTTAAACGTCACGCGCCTGGGGTCAGCGCGGGTGTCGTCATGGCAACGGGCCTCACCAGCTCAGTGACCAGAGGGACGGCGAAGACATTGGTGCTCTTGATTCTCAGCTTCAGTGAGTGCAGCGTGTTctccctaacacacacacacacacaaactttactgctgctccgtgtgtgttaaaaaaTTTCAAAGTACCGCAATGTCGATGCCAGTTTCTGTCAGCCCGTCTGTGGCGTTtagcattatatgttagcattgagtTGGCGGACATTTGTTAATTTAAGgcttggttgaacatttttctaCTACTAAGCAAtactttgaaaatgatttttaataggTTTAATTTGTATCCTTGGTGTGTAGGTTAGGGAGGATTTGGAATGCATCCTTTACTCAC includes these proteins:
- the nup107 gene encoding nuclear pore complex protein Nup107 isoform X2, which codes for MDWDQSELLSPVVRDDVVSDAARRGSRKVAFHSPGSGSRVIATVTPARSLSRNTPASLFRQAVTPRVPDLSAIFSPAGRTPHSAHTPRNALGSLNLDDSEWTNSIYPSPMLENSSFFTEDIPHLSSALLGDDDPGEAAATSLFPEFLASFLKHSSSAVFELLEDYQTLCQDKVEALQPLVLRAGQSSKTAGVRWLLQQESHSWRLVSSLYRDRVQLALEDDMMVDAAIPNESEKVVVKQLFQHDAIVRQSQLVVDWLENIAKDQMGDFSDNIEYYAKNVCWENTLHSLKLRIKSTNVFAVPLVTELDPDAPLRQQRPLVDLDREDDVRLLKNLFTLIRAGMTEEAQRLCMRCGQAWRAATLEGWKLYHDPNINSGSVELQPVEGNPQRGIWKACTWRMAEEEQINRYERAIYASLSGNLKPVLAVCESWEDCVWAYFRVMVDTLVEKHLMSLGMAHEEVETLPQEYLEANWTMEKVFEELQASESKRVLEETQEHYHVIQKFVILGDLDGLLEEFADWLTASKPLPSHLLRFMTHLLLFFRSLGLALKEDVCVDVLKAYVTPLIRDQRTDLVASYVSQLPPDLATAQYAAFLETVSQSELRPRCLQLATEAGLDVAAVTKLVVETVREREDADFTHHRQTLEIGTTKEDQKKIDVIDWLLFDAAHRAEALKQSNAIMRRFLALEKHDAAKAVFSKVPEDSMRQIYCQASPLPAEDDNAIREHLCIRAYLEAHEAFTDWFSHSSSAPQKPTPAPEVKFTEQVANEMREKEYQAALSAWSGRLDVLTEDVKERIYNVLLFVDGGWMVDNVQDSEQDAARSHQMSALRSLCLPRLTFLLLSVLQSSSRHQEALRLADIISADHHGLYKVFSKDELRRFVQKLRKSSLSLLDQGLDPLGYELQP
- the nup107 gene encoding nuclear pore complex protein Nup107 isoform X1, whose product is MDWDQSELLSPVVRDDVVSDAARRGSRKVAFHSPGSGSRVIATVTPARSLSRNTPASLFRQAVTPRVPDLSAIFSPAGRTPHSAHTPRNALGSLNLDDSEWTNSIYPSPMLENSSFFTEDIPHLSSALLGDDDPGEAAATSLFPEFLASFLKHSSSAVFELLEDYQTLCQDKVEALQPLVLRAGQSSKTAGVRWLLQQESHSWRLVSSLYRDRVQLALEDDMMVDAAIPNESEKVVVKQLFQHDAIVRQSQLVVDWLENIAKDQMGDFSDNIEYYAKNVCWENTLHSLKLRIKSTNVFAVPLVTELDPDAPLRQQRPLVDLDREDDVRLLKNLFTLIRAGMTEEAQRLCMRCGQAWRAATLEGWKLYHDPNINSGSVELQPVEGNPQRGIWKACTWRMAEEEQINRYERAIYASLSGNLKPVLAVCESWEDCVWAYFRVMVDTLVEKHLMSLGMAHEEVETLPQEYLEANWTMEKVFEELQASESKRVLEETQEHYHVIQKFVILGDLDGLLEEFADWLTASKPLPSHLLRFMTHLLLFFRSLGLALKEDVCVDVLKAYVTPLIRDQRTDLVASYVSQLPPDLATAQYAAFLETVSQSELRPRCLQLATEAGKSGNWIFNSQRGDGHIWSHFVCIGLDVAAVTKLVVETVREREDADFTHHRQTLEIGTTKEDQKKIDVIDWLLFDAAHRAEALKQSNAIMRRFLALEKHDAAKAVFSKVPEDSMRQIYCQASPLPAEDDNAIREHLCIRAYLEAHEAFTDWFSHSSSAPQKPTPAPEVKFTEQVANEMREKEYQAALSAWSGRLDVLTEDVKERIYNVLLFVDGGWMVDNVQDSEQDAARSHQMSALRSLCLPRLTFLLLSVLQSSSRHQEALRLADIISADHHGLYKVFSKDELRRFVQKLRKSSLSLLDQGLDPLGYELQP